A genomic segment from Glycine soja cultivar W05 chromosome 18, ASM419377v2, whole genome shotgun sequence encodes:
- the LOC114394560 gene encoding bidirectional sugar transporter SWEET9-like, with amino-acid sequence MVLFSDHELVLIFGLLGNIVSFMVFLAPLPTFYTIYKNKSSEGFQSIPYVVALLSALLLLYYGFIKTNATLIITINCIGCVIEVSYLAMYIIYAPRKQKISTLVMILIADIGGFGLTMLITTFAVKGINRVHAVGWICAIFNIAVFAAPLSIMRRVIKTKSVEFMPFSLSLFLTLCATMWFFYGFFDEDNFIMLPNVLGFLFGISQMILYMIYKNAKKNGEINCTEQQERDGTVNSKQHSCNGNKLDFPSLVEMKENQLNQV; translated from the exons ATGGTTCTATTTTCTGATCATGAGCTGGTTTTGATCTTTGGTCTCCTAG GTAACATTGTGTCATTCATGGTGTTCTTAGCACCCTT GCCAACCTTCTATACAATTTACAAGAACAAATCATCTGAAGGATTTCAATCAATTCCATATGTGGTTGCACTTCTTAGCGCACTGTTGCTTCTATATTATGGCTTCATAAAGACCAATGCTACTTTGATTATCACCATTAACTGTATTGGATGTGTTATAGAAGTTTCATACCTAGCAATGTACATTATATATGCTCCCAGGAAGCAGAAG ATTTCCACTTTGGTAATGATACTCATTGCCGACATTGGAGGTTTTGGCTTAACCATGTTAATCACCACCTTTGCTGTGAAGGGAATTAACCGTGTCCATGCTGTGGGATGGATTTGTGCCATTTTTAACATTGCAGTGTTCGCTGCTCCCTTGAGCATAATG AGGAGGGTCATAAAAACCAAAAGTGTAGAGTTCATGCCATTTTCATTGTCCTTATTTCTCACGCTCTGCGCCACCATGTGGTTTTTCTATGGGTTCTTTGATGAGGATAACTTCATTATG TTGCCAAATGTGCTAGGATTTCTGTTTGGCATCTCTCAAATGATCTTGTACATGATATACAAGAATGCTAAGAAGAATGGAGAAATCAATTGTACAGAGCAGCAAGAAAGGGATGGCACAGTGAACTCCAAACAGCACAGCTGCAATGGCAACAAACTCGATTTCCCTTCACTGGTAGAAATGAAAGAGAATCAACTCAATCAAGTTTGA
- the LOC114394785 gene encoding glycosyltransferase BC10-like — protein sequence MMHKSSQKVSMSFFGPLYRNINKGYNLVFFIIGVSLGIAAVLCLKLSFSLQAFLYPVITPITTILPPPLSSSRLLSVTEQPPSTELKTSLMHSMTDQELFLKASSMVSGTQDFTQQAVPKVAFMFLARGPLPLAPLWEKFFKDHDGFYSIYLHQHPCYSETMPEDSVFYGRNIPSELVVWGAPSLMDAGKRLLANALMDLSNQRFVLLSESCIPLFGFRTIYDYLMNSSTSFSDSFDDPGYDARGRYCPKMRPIIDITDWRKGSQWFEVHRELAIHIVSDTKYYPIVQHYCTSPCFAEEHYIPTFVHMMYPQLSSNSSITWVDWSRRGPHPRTFGSNDITEAFLNHMRFGSTCVYEGNITNMCFLFARKFHPSALKPLLLLLSPLMLGADT from the exons ATGATGCATAAATCATCTCAGAAAGTTTCAATGTCATTCTTTGGTCCCTTGTATAGGAACATAAACAAAGGGTACAACTTGGTTTTCTTTATAATTGGTGTATCACTAGGAATAGCTGCAGTTTTATGCCTTAAACTATCTTTCAGTTTACAGGCCTTTCTGTATCCTGTGATTACCCCAATCACAACAATTCTTCCACCACCATTATCATCATCACGACTATTATCTGTGACTGAACAACCACCTAGTACTGAATTAAAGACATCTCTGATGCACAGCATGACCGACCAAGAGTTGTTCCTGAAAGCATCATCCATGGTTTCAGGTACTCAAGATTTTACTCAGCAAGCCGTTCCAAAAGTGGCCTTCATGTTCTTGGCTAGAGGTCCACTACCCCTGGCACCCTTGTGGGAGAAATTCTTCAAAGACCATGATGGATTTTACTCCATTTACCTGCACCAACATCCTTGTTACAGTGAAACCATGCCTGAAGATTCTGTATTCTATGGAAGAAATATTCCTAGCGAG CTAGTGGTCTGGGGCGCACCATCATTGATGGATGCCGGAAAACGTCTTCTAGCAAATGCACTAATGGACTTATCCAACCAACGTTTTGTGCTGCTATCAGAATCATGCATCCCCTTATTTGGCTTCAGAACCATATATGACTATCTCATGAACTCAAGCACGAGCTTCTCAGACTCTTTTGATGACCCAGGATACGATGCCAGAGGAAGATACTGCCCAAAAATGAGGCCTATAATTGACATAACCGATTGGAGAAAAGGGTCTCAATGGTTTGAGGTGCATCGTGAGCTTGCCATTCACATTGTATCTGACACCAAATACTATCCTATAGTTCAGCACTATTGTACTTCACCATGCTTTGCAGAAGAGCATTATATACCAACTTTTGTGCATATGATGTACCCTCAATTAAGCTCCAATAGTAGCATCACTTGGGTGGATTGGTCAAGGCGTGGCCCTCATCCTCGAACATTTGGGTCCAATGATATTACAGAAGCGTTTTTGAACCACATGAGGTTTGGATCAACATGTGTTTATGAAGGGAACATCACCAACATGTGCTTCCTTTTTGCAAGAAAGTTTCATCCAAGCGCATTGAAGCCTTTATTATTGCTATTGTCTCCCTTGATGCTTGGTGCTGATACTTAA